The genomic interval CCACGGCTTCGCGGTCACCGCCCCCGCGGGCGGCGTGCGGATCGAGGTCGACGAGCCGGTGCGCTGGGAGACGGACTTCGGGGCCGCGGCCCTGACCCACGTCAACCTCTACGACCGCACCGTCGAGGGCCTCGAGCTGCTCGACGTCGAGAGCGCCACCGTCCAGTACCACCCCGAGGCCGGTCCGGGGCCCAACGACGCGCTCTACCAGTTCGACCGGTTCCTCGACGCCGTCCGGGAGGCGTAGCCCGATGCCCCGCCGCAACGACCTGAAGCGCATCATGATCCTGGGCTCCGGCCCGATCGTCATCGGCCAGGCGGCCGAGTTCGACTACTCCGGCGTGCAGGCCTGCAAGGTCCTGCGCGAGGAGGGCTACGAGGTCGTCCTCGTGAACTCCAACCCGGCGACGATCATGACCGATCCGGAGTTCGCCGACGCCACGTACGTCGAGCCGCTGCTCCCGGGCCCGGTCGCCCGCATCATCGAGAAGGAGAAGCCCGACGCGCTGCTCCCGACGCTCGGCGGCCAGACCGCGCTGAACCTCGCGAAGGCCCTGTACGAGGACGGGACGCTCGACCGCCTCGGGGTCGAGCTGATCGGCGCGAACTACGACGCGATCTGCTGCGCGGAGGACCGCGACCTCTTCCGGGCCGCGATGGAGCAGGCCGGCCTGAAGATGCCGGAGTCCGAGATCGCCACGACGATCGAGGAGGCCCTGACCTTCCAGGAGCGGATCGGCCTGCCCGCGATCATCCGCCCGGCGTTCACGCTCGGCGGGCGCGGCGGCGGCATCGCCCGGACGCCGGAGGAGTTCCGCGCGATCGTCGAGCGCGGCCTCGACGCGTCCCCGATCACGCAGGTGCTGATCGACCGGTCGGTCCTGGGCTGGGGCGAGTACGAGCTCGAGGTCATGCGCGACAACCGCGACAACGTCGTGATCGTCTGCTCGATCGAGAACGTCGACCCGATGGGCGTCCACACCGGCGACTCGGTGACCGTCGCCCCGCAGCAGACGCTGACCGACGCGCTCTACCAGCAGCTGCGCGACCAGGCGATCCAGGTGATCCGGGCGGTCGGCGTCGAGACCGGCGGCTCCAACGTGCAGTTCGCGGTCAACCCGGAGACCGAGGAGATCCTCATCGTCGAGATGAACCCGCGCGTGTCGCGGTCCTCGGCGCTGGCCTCGAAGGCGACCGGCTTCCCGATCGCGAAGATCGCGGCGCGGCTCGCCGTCGGCTACGCGCTCGACGAGATCGACAACGACATCACGATGTCGACCCCGGCGAGCTTCGAGCCGACGATCGACTACGTCGTCGTGAAGTGGCCGCGGTTCGCGTTCGAGAAGTTCAGCGGCGCCAACGCCGAGCTGTCCACGCACATGAAGAGCGTGGGGGAGGCGATGGCGATCGGCCGGACCTTCGGCCAGGCCTTCGCGAAGGCGATGCGCTCGCGCGAGCTCGACGCGATCCCGCACCTGGCGGAGCGGTCCACCGAGGAGCTCGTCGCGTCGCTGGAGCGCCCGTCCTCGGAGCGCTACGACGTGCTGATGGAGGCGCTGCGCCGCGGCACGTCGACCGCGGAGATCCACGCGGTGACGAAGATCGACCCGTGGTTCCTCGCCGAGCTCGAGCAGCTCGCGCACGAGCCCGACGCGGCGTTCGCCGGCGTGCGGACGTTCAAGTCGGTGGACACCTGCGCCGCGGAGTTCCCGGCCACCACGCCGTACTTCTACTCCGGCTGGGAGCGGCCGACCGCCGACGGCGCGCCGCGCCACGAGGTCGACCGCGGCACGAACCGCAGCGTCGTGATCCTCGGCGCAGGCCCCAACCGGATCGGGCAGGGCATCGAGTTCGACTACTGCTGCGTGCACGCGGCGATGACCGTGCGGGCCTCCGGGCGGGACGCGGTGATGATCAACTGCAACCCGGAGACGGTCTCCACCGACTACGACACCTCCGACCGCCTCTACTTCGAGCCGCTGACGCTCGAGGACGTGCTCGGCGTGCTGGAGCTCGAGCAGCCCGAGGGCGTCATCGTCCAGTTCGGCGGCCAGACGCCGCTGAAGCTCGCGGCCGGGCTGATGGAGGCCGGGGTCCAGATCCTCGGCACGAGCGTCGACGCGATCGACCTCGCCGAGGACCGCGGTCGCTTCGGCGCGCTGCTCACCGAGCTGGGCTACGAGGCGCCGCCGTACGCGACCGCGCACTCCGTCGCCGAGGCGCTCGAGGCGGCCGAGCAGGTCGGCTTCCCGCTGCTGGTGCGCCCGAGCTACGTGCTCGGCGGCCGCGCGATGGAGATCGTCTACTCGGTCGAGGGCCTGCGCGACTACCTCGCGCGGCACGCCCCGCCGGAGGGCGTGGAGCGCGGCGAGATCTTCCTCGACCGGTTCCTCGAGAACGCGATCGAGGTCGACGTCGACGCGCTGTGCGACGGCACCGACGTGTGGGTCGGCGGGATCATGCAGCACGTCGAGGAGGCCGGGATCCACTCCGGCGACTCGGCCTGCGTGCTGCCGCCGCACTCGCTGGGCGGCGAGATGCTCCAGCAGCTGCGCGAGCAGGCGCGCGGGATCGCGCTCGGGCTCGGTGTCGTCGGCCTGCTGAACGTGCAGTTCGCGGTGCACGGCGGGCGCCTGTACGTGATCGAGGCCAACCCGCGCGCGTCGCGGACGGTGCCGTTCGTGTCGAAGGCGATCGGCGTGCCGCTCGCGAAGATGGCCTGCCGGCTGATGCTCGGCGAGTCGCTCGCCGACCTGCAGCTGCCGGCCGACGACCGCGTCTTCGACCACGTCAGCGTCAAGGAGGCGGTCCTGCCGTTCGACCGCTTCGACGGCTCGGACGCGCTCCTGGGTCCGGAGATGCGCTCGACCGGCGAGGTCATGGGCATCGCCCGCGACTTCCCGGCGGCGTTCGCCAAGGCGCAGGCGGCGGCGGGCGCGTCGCTGCCGAGCGAGGGTACGGTGTTCATCACGGTCGCCGACACCGACAAGCCGGCCGCGGTCGCCATCGCCCAGACGCTGCACGACCAGGGCTTCAAGATCATCGCGACGACCGGGACGGCGGCGGCGATCGCCCGCATGGGCATCCCGGCCGAGGCGATCAACAAGATCGGCGAGGGGTCCCCGCACGTGGTCGACTGGATCGAGCGCGGTGACGTGCAGCTTGTCGTCAACACCCCCACCGGCTCGGGGGCGCGCACCGACGGCTACGAGATCCGCAGCGCGGCGATCGCCCGCGGGATCCCGTGCCTGACGACGCTCTCGGGTGGCCTGGCGGCGGCGCGCGCGATCGCGGCCGCCCGCACGGGGGAGCCCGAGCCGCTGTCGCTGCAGGAGATCCACGACCGCGACGGCGCGACCGCGTAGGCCGGCCGTGATCTGGCGCGCGCTCTTCCGCCTCGTCCTCGTCCGGGTCGACGCGGAGACCGCGCACCGGCTCGGGACCGTCCCGCTGCGGCTGGCGGGCCGGCTCCCGGGCCTGGCGCGGCTGCTGGGGCCACGCGACCCGCGGCTGCAGGTGCGGGCCTTCGGGCTGACGTTCCCGTCGCCGGTGGGCCTGGCGGCGGGCTTCGACAAGGACGCGGAGCTCGTCGACGGGCTGCTGGCGCTGGGCTTCGGATCGGTGGAGGTCGGCACGGTCACGGCGGAGGGCCAGCCGGGCAACCCGCGCCCGCGGCTCGTGCGGCTGCCCGCCGACCGTGCGCTCGTGAACCGGATGGGCTTCAACAACCGCGGTGCCGCGGTCGCGGAGGGACGGCTGCGGGCGCGCCGGCGGACCGGCGCGGTCGTCGGCGTGAACCTCGGCAAGACGAAGCTCGCGACCGACGCGGTCGCCGACTACGTGGCGTCCGCGCGCCGCCTGGCGCCGCTGGCGGACTACGTGGTGCTGAACGTGTCCTCGCCCAACACGCCGGGCCTGCGCGACCTGCAGGCCGTCGCGCAGCTCGGGGAGCTCGTCCGGGCGGTCCGGCCGGTGCTCGACGGGCGGCCGCTGCTCGTGAAGATCGCGCCCGACCTCAGCGACGAGGACGTCGACGCGGTCGCCGAGCTCGCGCTGGCCGAGCGGCTCGACGGGATCATCGCGACGAACACGACGATCACCCGCGACGGGCTGCGCTCGACCGCCGCGGAGGTCGAGGCCGCGGGCGCGGGCGGGCTGTCCGGGGCACCGGTCGCCGCGCGGTCGCTGGAGGTGCTGCGGCGGCTGCGGGCCCGGGTGGGGGAGGAGGTCGTGCTGGTGTCCGTCGGGGGGATCGAGACGCCGCAGGACGCCTGGGATCGCCTACAAGCCGGTGCGACGCTCGTCCAGGCCTATACGGGCTTCGTCTACGGGGGTCCGCTCTGGCCCTGCAAGATGCATCGCGGGCTCTCGCGGAGGCTCGACGCGGCGGGTCTCGGATCGGTCGCCGAAATCACGCAAAAAGCGGGGAAGTTTGCACCCTGACGCACCTGTCCTGAGGCTTGGGCAAGCGAAAACCGCTGCAAATCGAGTGAAAACGCTCGACCACGCTCGACAGCCCTCAACCTGAGGTCGAGCTTGAGTCGAATGTGGGGATCGGGCCCGCGATGGCCAACCCGACGATGTATGCTCGCCCACGCCGATGACCGCTGCTCCTGACACCGCTTCGAAGACCACGGCCCCCGAGCGCTCGCTGAACCAGCGCATGGACGCGCTCCAGCGGGCCAACGACATCCGCAGCCGTCGGGCGCAGCTCAAGAAGGACCTGAAGGCCGGCCGCGTGTCGATCCACCAGCTCCTCGCGGACCCGCCCGAGTACGTCGAGACCGCGAAGGTCTTCGACATGCTCCTCGCCGTCCCGAAGTACGGTCGCGTGAAGGTGAACAAGGTCCTCACGACCTGCCGCATCTCCCCGAGCAAGACCATCGGCGGCCTCTCCGAGCGCCAGCGCAACGAGCTCGTCGAGTCGCTCAAGCGCTAGGCCGGCCGGCGGTCCCGGGCGGTCCCTCCGACCCGCGGTCTAGGCTCACGCGCCCATGTCGCGTGTCTTCGTCATCACGGGCCCCAGCGGGGTCGGCAAGGGCACGCTCATCCGCCAGC from Paraconexibacter algicola carries:
- the carB gene encoding carbamoyl-phosphate synthase large subunit, producing MPRRNDLKRIMILGSGPIVIGQAAEFDYSGVQACKVLREEGYEVVLVNSNPATIMTDPEFADATYVEPLLPGPVARIIEKEKPDALLPTLGGQTALNLAKALYEDGTLDRLGVELIGANYDAICCAEDRDLFRAAMEQAGLKMPESEIATTIEEALTFQERIGLPAIIRPAFTLGGRGGGIARTPEEFRAIVERGLDASPITQVLIDRSVLGWGEYELEVMRDNRDNVVIVCSIENVDPMGVHTGDSVTVAPQQTLTDALYQQLRDQAIQVIRAVGVETGGSNVQFAVNPETEEILIVEMNPRVSRSSALASKATGFPIAKIAARLAVGYALDEIDNDITMSTPASFEPTIDYVVVKWPRFAFEKFSGANAELSTHMKSVGEAMAIGRTFGQAFAKAMRSRELDAIPHLAERSTEELVASLERPSSERYDVLMEALRRGTSTAEIHAVTKIDPWFLAELEQLAHEPDAAFAGVRTFKSVDTCAAEFPATTPYFYSGWERPTADGAPRHEVDRGTNRSVVILGAGPNRIGQGIEFDYCCVHAAMTVRASGRDAVMINCNPETVSTDYDTSDRLYFEPLTLEDVLGVLELEQPEGVIVQFGGQTPLKLAAGLMEAGVQILGTSVDAIDLAEDRGRFGALLTELGYEAPPYATAHSVAEALEAAEQVGFPLLVRPSYVLGGRAMEIVYSVEGLRDYLARHAPPEGVERGEIFLDRFLENAIEVDVDALCDGTDVWVGGIMQHVEEAGIHSGDSACVLPPHSLGGEMLQQLREQARGIALGLGVVGLLNVQFAVHGGRLYVIEANPRASRTVPFVSKAIGVPLAKMACRLMLGESLADLQLPADDRVFDHVSVKEAVLPFDRFDGSDALLGPEMRSTGEVMGIARDFPAAFAKAQAAAGASLPSEGTVFITVADTDKPAAVAIAQTLHDQGFKIIATTGTAAAIARMGIPAEAINKIGEGSPHVVDWIERGDVQLVVNTPTGSGARTDGYEIRSAAIARGIPCLTTLSGGLAAARAIAAARTGEPEPLSLQEIHDRDGATA
- a CDS encoding quinone-dependent dihydroorotate dehydrogenase, encoding MIWRALFRLVLVRVDAETAHRLGTVPLRLAGRLPGLARLLGPRDPRLQVRAFGLTFPSPVGLAAGFDKDAELVDGLLALGFGSVEVGTVTAEGQPGNPRPRLVRLPADRALVNRMGFNNRGAAVAEGRLRARRRTGAVVGVNLGKTKLATDAVADYVASARRLAPLADYVVLNVSSPNTPGLRDLQAVAQLGELVRAVRPVLDGRPLLVKIAPDLSDEDVDAVAELALAERLDGIIATNTTITRDGLRSTAAEVEAAGAGGLSGAPVAARSLEVLRRLRARVGEEVVLVSVGGIETPQDAWDRLQAGATLVQAYTGFVYGGPLWPCKMHRGLSRRLDAAGLGSVAEITQKAGKFAP
- the mihF gene encoding integration host factor, actinobacterial type; this encodes MTAAPDTASKTTAPERSLNQRMDALQRANDIRSRRAQLKKDLKAGRVSIHQLLADPPEYVETAKVFDMLLAVPKYGRVKVNKVLTTCRISPSKTIGGLSERQRNELVESLKR